Proteins co-encoded in one Streptococcus ruminicola genomic window:
- a CDS encoding UDP-N-acetylmuramoyl-tripeptide--D-alanyl-D-alanine ligase, whose protein sequence is MKLNLHEVAKVVGAKNTISEFDDVPLRQIEFDSRKIEKGDLFLPLKGARDGHDFIETAFENGAVATFSEREVEGHPYILVDDCLEAFQALASYYLEKQRVDVIAVTGSNGKTTTKDMIAAVLSTEYKTYKTQGNYNNEIGLPYTALHMPDDTEKIVLEMGQDHMGDIHLLSELAKPHIGVVTLIGEAHLEFFGSREKIAKGKLQIVDGMDSDGILIAPADSIVDPYLPESQMVIRFGDGAEIFVKDLQESKDSLTFTTNVIDRPITLPVPGKYNATNAMVAAYVGKLLAISDDDIVEALENIELTRNRTEWKKAANGADILSDVYNANPTAMRLILETFSKIPANEGGKKIAVLADMKELGEQSVELHKRMIMSLSPETLDTLIFYGEDIAELAQLASQMFPLGKVYYFKKTADEDQFDDMLKTVQTVLQPADQILLKGSNSMHLAKVVEALEN, encoded by the coding sequence ATGAAACTTAATTTACATGAAGTCGCCAAAGTTGTTGGCGCAAAGAACACTATTTCGGAGTTTGATGACGTTCCTCTGAGACAAATTGAATTTGACAGTCGCAAGATTGAAAAAGGCGATTTGTTCTTACCTCTAAAGGGTGCGCGTGATGGACATGACTTTATTGAAACAGCTTTTGAAAATGGAGCGGTTGCAACTTTTTCAGAGCGCGAAGTAGAAGGTCATCCTTATATTTTAGTTGACGATTGTTTAGAAGCTTTCCAAGCTCTAGCAAGTTATTATCTTGAAAAACAACGCGTTGATGTGATTGCAGTAACAGGGTCAAATGGTAAAACAACGACCAAAGACATGATTGCTGCGGTACTTTCAACAGAATATAAAACATATAAAACACAAGGTAACTACAATAATGAAATTGGCTTACCTTATACAGCACTTCACATGCCAGATGATACAGAAAAAATTGTCCTTGAAATGGGACAAGATCACATGGGAGATATTCATCTCTTGTCTGAATTAGCTAAACCACACATTGGTGTTGTGACCTTGATTGGTGAAGCTCACTTGGAATTCTTTGGTAGCCGTGAGAAGATTGCTAAAGGTAAACTTCAAATCGTTGACGGTATGGACTCAGATGGTATTTTGATTGCGCCAGCTGATTCAATCGTTGATCCTTACTTACCAGAAAGTCAAATGGTGATTCGTTTTGGAGACGGTGCTGAAATTTTCGTCAAAGATTTGCAAGAAAGCAAAGATTCGCTTACTTTTACAACCAATGTGATTGACCGTCCAATTACACTTCCTGTTCCAGGAAAATACAATGCTACAAATGCTATGGTAGCAGCTTATGTCGGTAAGTTATTAGCGATTTCAGATGATGATATTGTTGAAGCCTTAGAAAACATCGAATTAACACGTAACCGCACAGAATGGAAAAAAGCGGCTAATGGTGCAGATATCCTGTCAGATGTCTACAATGCTAACCCAACAGCAATGCGTTTGATTTTAGAAACATTCTCTAAAATTCCTGCTAATGAAGGCGGTAAAAAAATCGCTGTGCTTGCTGATATGAAAGAATTAGGTGAGCAATCTGTCGAACTTCACAAGCGCATGATTATGAGTTTGTCACCTGAAACATTAGACACTCTTATTTTCTACGGTGAAGACATTGCTGAACTGGCGCAACTTGCTAGTCAAATGTTCCCACTAGGTAAAGTTTATTACTTTAAGAAAACAGCTGATGAAGATCAATTTGATGACATGCTAAAAACAGTTCAAACTGTTTTACAACCAGCTGACCAAATCTTACTGAAAGGAAGTAATTCAATGCATCTCGCTAAAGTTGTAGAAGCATTGGAAAACTAA